TTATATGCCGGTTATATCCATCAAAATGTATGAAGGCCGGACCCAGGCGCAGAAAGACGAGATTTCCCAAACATTCACCCGGGAAATATCCCGCATTCTTAAAGGGGATCATGGAC
This genomic window from Acetonema longum DSM 6540 contains:
- a CDS encoding tautomerase family protein — encoded protein: YMPVISIKMYEGRTQAQKDEISQTFTREISRILKGDHGPVTVEFNEIPRPEADSKQTPTA